In Brachybacterium saurashtrense, the genomic stretch CGGCGAGCGCGAGCGCCTTCCGGGTCGCCTCCACCGGGCCCAGGCCCATGATCTCGGGGCTGAGGCCGGAGACGCCGGTGGCGACCACGCGGGCCAGCGGCGTGATGCCCAGCTCCTGCGCATAGCCCGCCTCCATCACCACCAGTGCGGCGGCGCCGTCGTTCAGGGGGCAGCAATTGCCGGCGGTGACGGTGCCGTCGGGGCGGAACACCGGGTCGAGAGCGCTGACGGCCTCGAGGGTCACGCCTGCGCGCGGGGAGTCGTCGGCGTCCACCACGGTGCCGTCCGGCAGGGTCACCGGGGTGATGTCGCGGGCGAAGAAGCCGGAGGCGATCGCGGCCTCGGCCCGGTTCTGGGAGCGCACGCCGTACTCGTCCTGCGCGGCGCGGGTGACGCCGCGCAGCTCGGCGACGTTCTCGGCCGTCTGGCCCATCGCGACGTAGGCGTCGGGCAGCTCGCCGTCTTCACGGGGATCGTGCCAGGGGGCGGGGATCTCTCGGGTGGCGCGCTTCTCGGTGCGCTCCCAGGCCTCGCGGAACAGCGGGTCGCGGGCGTCCTCGTCCATGAGCCTGCCGCTGCTGGAGGAGATCGACTCGACGCCCGCGGAGATCACGGCGCGGGCCTCGCCGGAGGCGATCGCGTGGAAGGCGGAGCGGGTGGTCTCGATCGAGGAGGCGCAGAAGCGGGTCACGGTGGCGCCGGGCACGGTGTCCAGGCCCAGGCGCACCGCGACGGTGCGGGCGAGGTTCCCGCCCTGCTGCCCCTCGGGGATCGCGCATCCCAGCTGCAGGTCGTCGATCGCGGTGGGGTCCAGCTGCGGGACGTCGTCCAGCGCGGCGCGGATCATCTGGCCCACCAGGTCGTCCGGGCGGACGTCCTTCAGCGACCCCTTGCGGGCGCGGCCGATCGGTGAGCGGTGGGCGGCGACGATGACGGCCTCTGGCACGGGGTTCTCCTTCGACGGCGGTGTCTGCGGGCGGGTGAGCGGCCGGCCCGGCGCGCGGGCGGCGCGGGGACGCCCGCGCGCCGGGGCCGACGGGACGCGCCCGTCGGCCCCGGCGCGCTCACACGTTAGTGATACTACGGGTTGCAGGTACCGCGTGGGAAGTCGAGGAGGTGCCGTGCAGGGCGGGACCGGTCAGTCAGCCGTGCGGCCCCGTCCGCCGGAGGCCCCGGCGTGCTCGGGCCTGCCTGCGCCGTCGGGCCTGCCCGCATGGTCGGGCTTCCCGGCGCCGTCGGGCTTCCCGGCGTGGTCCGGCTTCCCGGCGCCGTCGGGCTTCCCGGCGCCGCCCGCGCACTCCGGGCCGCCGCC encodes the following:
- a CDS encoding acetyl-CoA C-acetyltransferase, with product MPEAVIVAAHRSPIGRARKGSLKDVRPDDLVGQMIRAALDDVPQLDPTAIDDLQLGCAIPEGQQGGNLARTVAVRLGLDTVPGATVTRFCASSIETTRSAFHAIASGEARAVISAGVESISSSSGRLMDEDARDPLFREAWERTEKRATREIPAPWHDPREDGELPDAYVAMGQTAENVAELRGVTRAAQDEYGVRSQNRAEAAIASGFFARDITPVTLPDGTVVDADDSPRAGVTLEAVSALDPVFRPDGTVTAGNCCPLNDGAAALVVMEAGYAQELGITPLARVVATGVSGLSPEIMGLGPVEATRKALALAGLTMEDIDLVEFNEAFAAQVLPAAEDLGIDHEKLNVHGGAIALGHPWGSTGARMTTTLLHGLQEREGRYGLATLCVGGGQGMALIIERMH